One stretch of Solanum stenotomum isolate F172 unplaced genomic scaffold, ASM1918654v1 scaffold31610, whole genome shotgun sequence DNA includes these proteins:
- the LOC125852016 gene encoding cytochrome b561 and DOMON domain-containing protein At5g47530-like: MAYSNNLLVFCFFFSLWFLSSYARTNCSDFHFNGKSYDSCSHLHTLNSFIHWNYDVPSRTVDIAFRKSERQHGRWLAWAINPTSTGMIGSQAFVALQRSDGTLEAYTSPIDTYGTTLVKGDLSFTVHDVSAQNINGEVIIFARFELPMNGSNVVNHVWQEGPLQDDDTPGSHGMSGDNLRSFGTLNFHSGKTVAISSHNVKLNSRCKIKIAHGIINAVSWGMMMPLGVVLARLRYLPLQEYYPALWFNLHIYCQSIAYFLGIAGGGLGFYLGRQSSSVKQHTCHRYIGGALLVLATLQVLAHRLRPSKEHKYRVYWNIYHWCTGYGTIIMGILNCFKGFQMMDVGIWKNAYIAFLASLAFVAAVLEVSRCYLNANKGTATPEGVSANVGIEDKA, translated from the coding sequence ATGGCATACTCTAATAACCTGTTggttttttgcttctttttctcCCTATGGTTCCTCTCCTCATATGCTCGAACCAACTGCTCCGATTTCCACTTCAATGGAAAATCCTACGATTCATGCAGCCATCTTCATACTTTGAATTCTTTTATTCACTGGAATTACGACGTGCCTTCTCGTACTGTCGATATCGCCTTTAGGAAGTCTGAAAGGCAGCACGGAAGATGGCTTGCTTGGGCTATAAACCCAACATCTACAGGGATGATCGGCTCGCAAGCTTTTGTTGCATTACAACGTTCTGATGGTACTCTCGAAGCATACACGTCACCTATCGACACCTATGGAACCACCCTTGTGAAAGGTGACTTGAGCTTTACGGTTCATGATGTTTCAGCCCAGAATATCAATGGAGAAGTCATCATCTTTGCTAGGTTTGAGCTACCTATGAATGGAAGTAATGTTGTGAATCATGTTTGGCAAGAAGGACCACTACAAGATGATGATACACCAGGAAGTCATGGCATGTCAGGAGATAACTTGAGATCTTTTGGGACTTTAAATTTCCATTCTGGGAAAACTGTGGCTATAAGTAGTCATAATGTAAAACTAAATTCAAGGTGTAAGATAAAGATTGCACATGGTATTATCAATGCGGTTAGTTGGGGAATGATGATGCCACTTGGTGTTGTTCTTGCTAGACTGAGATATCTACCATTACAAGAGTACTATCCAGCTTTGTGGTTCAATCTACATATTTATTGTCAAAGTATAGCTTATTTTCTCGGTATTGCTGGTGGAGGTTTGGGATTTTATCTTGGGAGACAATCTTCTTCAGTTAAACAACACACTTGTCATAGGTACATTGGTGGTGCACTTTTAGTGCTTGCAACATTACAAGTGTTAGCTCATCGTCTACGGCCATCAAAAGAACACAAATATAGGGTGTATTGGAATATCTATCACTGGTGTACTGGTTATGGTACTATTATAATGGGAATTCTCAATTGTTTCAAAGGTTTCCAGATGATGGACGTTGGGATTTGGAAGAATGCTTACATTGCTTTTCTTGCTTCCTTGGCCTTTGTTGCTGCTGTTCTTGAAGTTTCGAGATGCTACCTCAACGCTAACAAAGGAACAGCTACACCAGAAGGAGTTTCTGCAAACGTCGGTATAGAAGACAAGGCatag
- the LOC125852015 gene encoding uncharacterized protein LOC125852015, whose translation MGLGLFGFSSTDNEIKTCSTLEFLGETPQGARFNDMHTGNDPNYNRTFFNRYSRLEFPRFSGGGLRNWLYKVEQFFSISEIPLEKVASIHFEGEAMAWHRSYIRSKNSILDSSWTEFLLALNERFEEGFEDPMEALKNLQQTSSVREYQAEFDRLLTRLNLSNEKAISCFLGGLKRELNKSIRIHAPKTLLQAYKVARLQEEVFEAQAQSWGIKFFPKVQGPILPTPAFIKPQYFQRNSYSNSTFTKTLESALNRINRLPNNGVTKRLSAAEMDERRSKGGKKQLYLVEVVKEEELNVEVEEEHIEDVWEKTDEFMAISLQAFIGVTGYQTIKRNAKRCYLQESSLATASTTFSFDFLLLPLENVDIVLGVQWLNTLGRILFDFQHRSIEFVYKGKKHVLRGASTGLKSIKAKTLAKEGQLFMLSHIPQTVEVSQCHNIQAIQGEGIFPSFAALISQYSCLFELPTTLPLHRSSFDHRIPLIDKANPVNKRPYRYPGIKIDVIEKLVQEMLEQGVVQHSTSPYASPVVLVGKKDGSWRLCVDYRDLNQMTIKDKFPIPIIEDLLDELGGAVIFSKIDLRAVYHQLRMAEDDAYKTTFKTHEGHYEFLVMPFGLTNAPSSFQCLMNAVVTPLLFLQ comes from the exons ATGGGACTTGGCTTGTTCGGTTTCAGTTCTACTGATAATGAG ATAAAAACTTGTTCCACTCTGGAATTTCTAGGAGAAACGCCGCAAGGAGCTCGATTCAATGATATGCATACTGGTAATGATCCTAACTACAATAGAACGTTTTTCAATCGTTACTCTAGATTAGAATTCCCTCGTTTTTCTGGTGGTGGATTAAGAAATTGGTTGTACAAAGTTGAGCAATTCTTCTCCATAAGTGAAATACCTTTAGAGAAGGTGGCTTCTATCCACTTTGAAGGTGAAGCTATGGCATGGCACAGGTCCTACATTAGGTCTAAAAACTCGATTTTAGATTCATCTTGGACTGAATTTTTGTTAGCATTGAATGAAAGGTTCGAAGAGGGTTTTGAAGATCCCATGGAAGCCCTAAAAAACTTACAACAAACCAGTAGTGTGAGAGAGTATCAGGCTGAGTTTGATAGGTTATTAACTAGGCTTAATCTCTCCAATGAAAAGGCCATTAGTTGTTTTTTGGGAGGTCTGAAAAGGGAGTTGAACAAGTCTATTAGAATACATGCTCCAAAAACTTTGTTGCAAGCCTATAAGGTAGCTAGGTTGCAAGAGGAGGTGTTTGAAGCTCAAGCTCAATCTTGGGGAATCAaattttttcctaaagtccAAGGTCCTATATTACCCACTCCTGCCTTTATTAAACCTCAGTATTTTCAAAGAAATTCTTATTCCAATTCCACATTCACGAAAACCCTTGAATCTGCACTTAATAGGATTAATAGACTCCCTAATAATGGTGTTACTAAAAGGCTATCGGCAGCAGAGATGGATGAAAGAAGATCCAAAGG GGGAAAGAAACAACTATATCTGGTAGAAGTAGTTAAGGAAGAAGAATTAAATGTTGAAGTAGAAGAGGAACATATAGAAGATGTGTGGGAGAAGACAGATGAATTTATGGCTATATCATTACAGGCTTTTATAGGGGTCACTGGTTACCAAACCATAAAA AGAAATGCAAAGCGCTGCTATTTGCAAGAATCTTCACTGGCTACTGCGAGCACCACattctcttttgattttttGCTTTTACCATTGGAAAATGTGGATATAGTCTTAGGAGTACAATGGTTGAATACGTTAGGCagaattttgtttgattttcaacATAGGTCCATTGAGTTTGTTTACAAGGGAAAAAAACATGTATTAAGAGGGGCTAGCACTGGTCTGAAGTCGATTAAAGCTAAGACCTTAGCTAAGGAGGGGCAGTTGTTCATGTTGTCACATATACCTCAGACAGTAGAAGTCTCGCAGTGTCACAACATTCAAGCCATTCAAGGTGAGGGAATTTTTCCATCATTTGCTGCACTAATTAGTCAGTACTCCTGCTTATTTGAATTGCCAACTACATTACCACTTCACAGAAGTTCTTTTGATCATAGAATTCCCCTCATTGACAAAGCAAATCCTGTCAACAAGAGACCTTATAGGTATCCGGGAATAAAAATAGATGTCATTGAAAAATTAGTACAAGAGATGTTGGAGCAAGGTGTGGTGCAACATAGTACTAGCCCTTATGCTTCTCCAGTAGTGTTAGTTGGGAAGAAAGATGGAAGTTGGAGACTCTGTGTTGATTACAGAGATTTGAATCAGATGACAATTAAAGATAAGTTTCCGATACCTATCATTGAAGACTTGTTGGATGAGTTAGGTGGAGCtgtgattttttctaaaattgatctaaggGCAGTTTATCATCAATTAAGAATGGCTGAAGATGATGCTTACAAAACAACTTTTAAAACTCATGAAGGGCACTATGAATTTTTGGTTATGCCCTTTGGCTTAACCAATGCACCTTCATCATTTCAGTGTTTGATGAATGCAGTTGTCACACCACTTCTCTTTTTACAATAG
- the LOC125852012 gene encoding uncharacterized protein LOC125852012, translated as METTHMESFLNKLSFTSITIATLTLLLLYLKTPQIFINPNPIPHQKFPKSTCDFTHRTFTTINKHNRRIWSTKSWIQTVHSFTIQFQSLQAQNFFSNNSRILVVSAGAGHPVMALNNMGVNDVSGIEVVESHPLVRRADPHNLPFFDKVFDFVFSPYLERALFPARYVREMERTVRDGGACVVAVEECGGKEVEEVVKLFKKSKLLEVKNMTLGGERRTNIVMKVVK; from the coding sequence ATGGAGACAACACACATGGagagcttcctcaacaaactctCCTTCACATCCATTACAATTGCAACATTAACCCTTCTCCTCCTTTACCTCAAAACCCCACAGATCTTCATCAATCCCAATCCAATACCCCACCAAAAATTCCCCAAATCCACCTGCGATTTCACCCATCGAACTTTCACCACTATAAACAAACACAATCGCCGTATATGGTCCACCAAATCATGGATCCAAACAGTCCATTCCTTTACAATTCAATTCCAATCCCTCCAGGCCCAAAATTTCTTCTCCAACAATTCTCGGATCTTAGTTGTGTCTGCCGGGGCGGGTCATCCTGTTATGGCCCTTAATAACATGGGGGTTAACGATGTCTCCGGTATCGAGGTTGTTGAATCACATCCTCTGGTGCGCCGTGCGGATCCACACAATCTGCCGTTTTTTGATAAGGTGTTTGATTTCGTGTTCAGCCCGTATTTAGAACGGGCCTTGTTTCCGGCCCGATACGTGAGGGAAATGGAGAGAACGGTGAGAGATGGCGGCGCGTGTGTTGTGGCTGTGGAAGAGTGTGGTGGCAAAGAGGTGGAAGAGGTGGtgaaattgttcaaaaagtcGAAGCTGTTAGAGGTGAAGAACATGACTTTGGGTGGAGAAAGGAGGACAAACATAGTAATGAAAgttgtaaagtaa